Proteins encoded within one genomic window of Macaca fascicularis isolate 582-1 chromosome 16, T2T-MFA8v1.1:
- the LOC141408886 gene encoding uncharacterized protein produces MVSQGRSEKRAQSPESKRAALTPHFPLNMVLSTKSGLRIPKHLQALGPHPLDSPGTRGLGLNHGKLCKPIQQNSKTEEAKTTTTKPCMSVFSKNLDYISFRDSWKSLIQGAVVEPKVLAFAHAATARSPILSAVVNPTMFFSIAVDGEPLGCTSFELFADKVPKTAENFHALSTGEKGFGFKGSCFHRIITEFMCQGGDFTCHNGTGAKSIYREKFDDEDFILKHTGPGILSVANAEPDTNSSQFFICTAKTEWLNGKWVVSGKVREGKNIVEAMGRFGSRNGKTSKKSCQRPVVQLTVDNSNKFHLCFILTTRPFLL; encoded by the exons ATGGTTTCTCAGGGACGCTCAGAAAAAAGAGCCCAGTCTCCTGAGAGCAAGCGTGCAGCCCTGACTCCACATTTTCCCCTGAACATGGTCCTGTCCACCAAATCAGGCCTGAGGATCCCGAAACACCTCCAGGCCCTGGGCCCTCACCCACTAGACAGCCCAGGAACCAGGGGTCTAGGCCTGAATCATGGGAAGCTCTG CAAACCTATCCAGCAAAACAGCAAAACAGAGGAGgcgaaaacaacaacaacaaaaccctgcATGTCAGTTTTTAGCAAAAATCTGGACTATATATCTTTCCGAGATTCGTGGAAATCTTTGATCCAAGGTGCTgttgttgagcct AAAGTCTTGGCTTTTGCACATGCCGCCACCGCCAGGAGCCCCATACTGTCAGCCGTGGTCAACCCCACCATGTTCTTCAGCATCGCCGTCGACGGCGAGCCCTTGGGCTGCACCTCCTTTGAGCTGTTTGCAGACAAGgttccaaagacagcagaaaactttcatgctctgagcactggagagaaaggatTTGGTTTTAAGGGTTCCTGCTTTCATAGAATTATTACAGAGTTTATGTGTCAGGGCGGTGACTTCACATGCCATAATGGCACTGGTGCCAAGTCCATCTACAGGGAGAAATTTGATGACGAGGACTTCATCCTAAAGCATACAGGTCCTGGCATCCTGTCCGTGGCAAATGCGGAACCCGATACAAACagttcccagtttttcatctgcactgCCAAGACAGAGTGGTTGAATGGGAAATGGGTGGTCTCTGGCAAGGTGAGAGAAGGCAAGAATATTGTGGAAGCTATGGGGCGCTTTGGGTCCAGGAATGGCAAGACCAGCAAGAAGAGTTGTCAGAGACCAGTTGTCCAGCTGACTGTGGACAACTCTAATAAGTTTCacttgtgttttatcttaacCACCAGACCATTCCTTCTGTAG